A region of Pseudarthrobacter sp. NIBRBAC000502770 DNA encodes the following proteins:
- a CDS encoding universal stress protein has translation MGGIIVVGVDGSETAKRAAESAKNLAAGLDASLHVVSAFDSDRTEVFGSGSDRWIVSDADAAEQVARTVAESLGRDVAVTYSAARGRPADALIKEAVRMDARIIVVGNRRMHGIGRVLGSVANSVAHNAPCDVYIANTYDAD, from the coding sequence ATGGGTGGAATCATCGTTGTAGGGGTCGACGGCAGCGAAACCGCAAAGAGGGCAGCGGAATCGGCCAAGAACCTGGCGGCGGGACTGGACGCCTCGCTGCACGTCGTGTCGGCCTTTGACAGCGACCGGACCGAGGTGTTCGGCAGCGGCAGCGACCGCTGGATCGTCTCCGACGCCGACGCCGCAGAACAGGTGGCCCGGACCGTGGCGGAATCCTTGGGCCGCGACGTCGCGGTCACCTATTCGGCGGCCCGCGGGCGGCCCGCCGATGCCCTCATCAAGGAAGCCGTCCGAATGGATGCCCGCATCATCGTGGTGGGAAACCGCCGCATGCACGGCATCGGCCGGGTCCTGGGCAGCGTGGCAAACAGCGTGGCCCACAACGCCCCTTGCGACGTGTACATCGCCAACACCTACGACGCCGACTAG
- a CDS encoding PLP-dependent aminotransferase family protein, with translation MTHETLDASAGTLPAEAIDAIERAATSAHRHEELFSERAANIRQSAVRDVFDISMRPGLVSLAGGSPYLQSLPLDRLSATAADIIAKDGLTALQYGAGQGTPELREQICEVMAAEGILDARPQNVVVTAGSQSAQDVATKLFCNPGDVVLVEDPTYVGALNTFEAYQVQVETVEMDQFGLVPELLEARIAALQLAGRSIKFLYTIPNFNNPSGITLARERRQQVVDICRRANILVLEDNPYGLLRFEGEPLPPLRAANPDDVIYLGSFSKIFAPGLRIGWALVPEHLQRRYYLAAESVTLCPPALNQMLVSAYLRDYDWQGQIETYRGLYAERCRAMLAALKEYMPAGTTWTSPQGGFFVWVTLPEGIDTYPLLRKAIDAGVVFIPGAAFTPSDEPSNKLRLAFSAVPPDTIAEGVRRLAPVLQEAIAAL, from the coding sequence GTGACCCACGAAACACTGGATGCCTCCGCCGGAACGCTGCCTGCCGAAGCCATCGATGCGATCGAGCGCGCAGCCACCTCGGCCCACCGCCACGAGGAACTGTTCTCGGAGCGGGCGGCGAACATCCGCCAGTCCGCCGTCAGGGACGTTTTCGACATTTCCATGCGGCCCGGACTGGTCTCCCTCGCGGGCGGAAGCCCGTATCTCCAGTCGCTGCCCCTTGACCGCCTGTCAGCGACGGCAGCGGACATCATTGCCAAGGATGGACTTACTGCCCTGCAGTACGGCGCCGGACAGGGCACCCCCGAGCTCCGGGAGCAGATCTGCGAGGTCATGGCCGCCGAAGGCATCCTGGACGCCCGCCCCCAGAACGTAGTGGTCACCGCGGGATCACAGTCGGCCCAGGATGTGGCCACCAAGCTCTTCTGCAATCCGGGAGACGTGGTCCTGGTGGAGGACCCCACCTACGTCGGCGCACTGAACACCTTCGAGGCATACCAGGTCCAGGTGGAAACGGTGGAGATGGACCAGTTCGGCCTGGTCCCGGAACTGCTGGAGGCGCGGATTGCCGCGCTCCAGCTCGCCGGCAGGAGCATCAAGTTCCTTTACACCATCCCGAACTTCAACAACCCCTCCGGCATCACCCTGGCCCGGGAACGGCGGCAGCAGGTGGTCGATATATGCCGCAGGGCGAATATCCTGGTCCTGGAGGACAACCCGTACGGACTCCTCCGCTTCGAAGGTGAGCCGCTGCCCCCACTGCGCGCGGCCAACCCGGACGACGTCATCTACCTCGGCTCCTTCTCCAAGATCTTCGCGCCCGGCCTCCGGATCGGCTGGGCCCTGGTTCCGGAACACCTGCAGCGCCGCTACTACCTCGCCGCGGAATCGGTCACGCTCTGCCCGCCCGCCCTGAACCAGATGCTGGTTTCCGCCTACCTGCGCGACTACGACTGGCAGGGCCAGATCGAAACCTACCGCGGACTGTACGCCGAGCGGTGCCGGGCCATGCTCGCCGCCCTCAAGGAATACATGCCCGCCGGGACCACCTGGACCAGCCCACAGGGCGGCTTCTTCGTCTGGGTGACGCTGCCGGAGGGCATTGACACCTACCCACTGCTGCGCAAGGCGATCGATGCCGGCGTCGTGTTTATCCCCGGCGCTGCGTTCACGCCGTCGGACGAGCCGTCCAACAAGCTCAGGCTCGCCTTCAGCGCCGTCCCTCCCGATACCATCGCCGAGGGAGTGCGCCGGTTGGCGCCGGTGCTGCAGGAAGCCATCGCCGCGCTGTAG
- a CDS encoding TetR/AcrR family transcriptional regulator, which produces MRSIPVRPVVAPVTAAERSDAARNRERLLLAARELIEQGGAAALTMDRLAEQAGVGKGTVFRRFGSRAGLMLTLLNDSEAAFQARFLFGPPPLGPGAPPLDRLIAFGAGRIAYVVEFGELVLAAGNASRGRFEVPAAALWDRHVEMLLREAGAESPEPWLMAGSLNATLDPERLLHLIREHGVTCERLAASWRELVTRVVTSAYGTR; this is translated from the coding sequence GTGAGGTCCATCCCAGTGCGGCCGGTCGTGGCCCCCGTGACGGCCGCGGAACGCAGCGACGCCGCCCGGAACCGTGAACGCCTCCTGCTGGCTGCCCGGGAGTTGATCGAACAAGGCGGGGCCGCCGCGCTCACCATGGACCGGCTGGCCGAGCAGGCCGGCGTGGGCAAGGGCACCGTCTTCCGCCGCTTCGGGAGCCGGGCCGGGCTGATGCTCACCCTGCTGAACGACTCGGAGGCCGCGTTCCAGGCCCGCTTCCTGTTCGGCCCGCCACCCCTGGGTCCGGGCGCACCGCCACTGGACCGGCTCATCGCCTTTGGAGCCGGGCGGATCGCGTACGTCGTGGAATTCGGGGAGTTGGTGCTCGCAGCCGGAAATGCTTCGAGGGGAAGATTTGAAGTCCCTGCTGCCGCCCTCTGGGACCGCCACGTGGAGATGCTGCTGCGTGAAGCCGGCGCAGAATCCCCGGAGCCCTGGCTGATGGCGGGATCCCTCAACGCGACTCTGGACCCCGAGAGGCTTCTACACCTGATCCGTGAACATGGAGTCACATGCGAACGGCTGGCTGCATCGTGGCGAGAGCTTGTGACACGGGTTGTCACAAGCGCGTATGGTACGCGCTGA
- a CDS encoding ABC transporter permease, protein MLKYLAKRGITYVVMIFLTTSAGYFLAVSSLKPALLEQERIPRPTPEQVANSMRLKGLDPALSPWERYVDWLTGIVTRWDWGRSPNGAYINAEFGDRVWISTRLFLASIILTLVIGVALGVYSAARQYKFQDRVITSYSYLAYIVPAPIAYFLVQLGAININESVGDRIFFVTGISTPGLAPGWAQFVDMLGHYVVPTVAITLVGWGAYQIAQRQYLLDNVNADFVRTARAKGLTRNQAIARHALRVSFIPVAQSIAFTIPAIFAGGFFAEKIFAWPGVGSWSIDAISLQDVNAATATLAYGSVIFALGAILADFATTLVDPRVRVQ, encoded by the coding sequence ATGCTCAAGTACCTCGCCAAGCGCGGCATCACGTATGTGGTCATGATCTTCCTCACCACATCCGCCGGCTACTTCCTGGCCGTCAGCTCGCTCAAGCCGGCACTGCTCGAACAGGAGCGCATCCCGCGGCCCACCCCCGAGCAGGTGGCGAATTCCATGCGGCTCAAAGGCCTGGACCCGGCGCTCAGCCCGTGGGAGCGCTACGTTGACTGGCTCACCGGCATCGTCACCCGCTGGGACTGGGGCCGCAGCCCCAACGGCGCCTATATCAACGCCGAGTTCGGGGACCGTGTCTGGATCTCCACCCGGCTGTTCCTGGCGTCCATCATCCTGACCCTGGTGATCGGCGTCGCGCTCGGCGTTTATTCGGCGGCACGCCAGTACAAGTTCCAGGACCGGGTCATCACGTCCTACAGCTACCTCGCCTATATCGTGCCGGCGCCCATCGCCTACTTCCTGGTCCAGCTGGGCGCCATCAACATCAATGAGTCCGTGGGCGACCGGATCTTCTTCGTCACCGGCATCTCCACCCCCGGCCTCGCCCCAGGCTGGGCCCAGTTCGTTGACATGCTGGGCCACTACGTAGTGCCCACCGTGGCCATCACCCTGGTTGGCTGGGGTGCCTACCAGATCGCGCAGCGGCAATACCTGCTGGACAACGTCAACGCGGATTTTGTCCGCACCGCACGGGCCAAGGGGCTGACCCGGAACCAGGCGATTGCCCGGCACGCGCTTCGCGTGTCCTTCATCCCGGTGGCCCAGAGCATCGCCTTCACCATCCCGGCCATCTTCGCCGGCGGCTTCTTCGCCGAAAAGATCTTCGCGTGGCCGGGCGTCGGGTCCTGGAGCATCGACGCCATCTCGCTGCAGGACGTCAACGCGGCCACGGCCACACTGGCCTACGGCTCCGTGATCTTCGCCCTGGGCGCCATCCTGGCGGACTTCGCCACCACGCTTGTCGACCCGAGAGTACGGGTGCAGTAG
- a CDS encoding NAD(P)H-dependent oxidoreductase, with protein sequence MTKSTVLTLVGSLRAESTNQKLAEAIQLNAPEQVDVVIHESLGNIPFYNEDLDVEGQVPAAAAALRAAAEEADTVLLVTPEHNGTVPAALKNAIDWLSRPFGAGALAGKPTAVVGTAFGQYGGVWAQDEARKAAGIAGAQILEDVKLAVPGSMVRFAEVHPKDDAEVVEQIKGVFDALAAAAPAA encoded by the coding sequence ATGACCAAGAGCACAGTCCTTACCCTTGTCGGCAGCCTCCGCGCCGAGTCCACCAACCAAAAGCTGGCCGAGGCCATCCAGCTCAATGCGCCGGAGCAGGTGGACGTGGTGATCCACGAGAGCCTGGGCAACATCCCGTTCTACAACGAGGACCTCGACGTCGAGGGCCAGGTCCCTGCAGCCGCAGCGGCCCTGCGGGCCGCTGCCGAAGAGGCGGACACCGTCCTTTTGGTTACCCCCGAGCACAACGGCACCGTGCCCGCCGCACTGAAGAATGCCATCGACTGGCTGTCCCGCCCCTTCGGCGCCGGCGCCCTTGCCGGCAAGCCCACCGCCGTCGTCGGTACCGCGTTTGGCCAGTACGGCGGCGTCTGGGCCCAGGATGAAGCCCGCAAGGCCGCCGGCATCGCCGGTGCGCAGATCCTGGAAGACGTCAAGCTCGCCGTCCCCGGTTCCATGGTGCGCTTCGCTGAAGTCCACCCCAAGGACGACGCCGAGGTCGTGGAGCAGATCAAGGGCGTTTTCGATGCCCTTGCGGCAGCAGCACCGGCGGCCTAG
- a CDS encoding ABC transporter permease, which produces MTNLNAVDPAAVAQDAHLESADVVIGKTTIIFRRFLRNKTAVAGLAIFLALTVFSFIGGFFTQWDKETIDPFNIGMPPSADHYLGTSQAGIDLYAMTVEGTRISILIGLVVGLVSVLIAAVYGCTMAYFGGKVDKVMLFILEALIMMPALLVVAVATSGGGAGLKRDLPSWLLLIIVLLVFSWMGTARLIRSMSMSLMQRDFVKAAQYMGVPPRRIVWRHLVPNIGSLLILDITRGVTAAILAEVAFSFIGIGIKVPDVSLGVLIGQATSQVQTFPWMFWVPLTVMFLLTGSLAMMNDGLRDAFDPSSTSSGRAKKAKARKTTAEKKAA; this is translated from the coding sequence ATGACCAACCTGAACGCGGTGGACCCGGCAGCAGTGGCGCAGGATGCGCACCTGGAAAGCGCCGACGTCGTCATCGGCAAAACCACCATCATCTTCCGCCGCTTCCTGCGGAACAAGACGGCCGTTGCGGGCCTGGCCATCTTCCTGGCCCTGACCGTTTTCTCGTTCATCGGCGGATTCTTCACCCAGTGGGACAAGGAAACCATCGATCCATTCAATATCGGCATGCCCCCGTCGGCCGACCACTACCTCGGAACCTCGCAGGCAGGCATCGACCTTTACGCCATGACCGTGGAGGGCACCAGGATCTCCATCCTGATCGGCCTGGTGGTGGGACTGGTGTCGGTCCTGATCGCCGCCGTCTACGGCTGCACCATGGCCTACTTCGGCGGCAAGGTGGACAAGGTCATGCTGTTCATCCTCGAAGCGCTGATCATGATGCCGGCGCTCCTGGTGGTCGCTGTCGCCACGAGCGGCGGCGGGGCCGGGCTGAAGCGCGACCTTCCCTCCTGGCTGCTCCTCATCATCGTCCTGCTGGTGTTCAGCTGGATGGGCACCGCCCGCCTGATCCGGTCCATGTCCATGTCGCTGATGCAGCGTGACTTCGTCAAGGCGGCGCAGTACATGGGCGTCCCGCCACGCCGGATCGTCTGGCGGCACCTGGTACCAAACATCGGCTCACTGCTGATCCTCGACATCACCCGCGGCGTCACCGCCGCCATCCTGGCCGAGGTCGCCTTCTCCTTCATCGGCATCGGCATCAAGGTCCCGGACGTGAGCCTGGGCGTCCTGATCGGCCAGGCGACCTCCCAGGTGCAAACCTTCCCCTGGATGTTCTGGGTGCCGCTCACCGTGATGTTCCTGCTGACCGGTTCCCTGGCCATGATGAACGACGGCCTGCGCGACGCCTTTGACCCCAGCTCCACCTCCAGCGGCAGGGCCAAAAAAGCCAAAGCCCGGAAAACCACCGCGGAAAAGAAGGCGGCATGA
- a CDS encoding ABC transporter ATP-binding protein, with amino-acid sequence MSSETTTGATDPSRSTVERLHVAGLHAPGDAVLSVRDLNVRFNTENGVVHAVRGVDFDLMPGKTLGIVGESGSGKSVTSLAVMGLLPPTAQVSGSVRLKGRELLGLSDKDMCKYRGNDLAMVFQDPLSSLTPVFTVGTQIIEALTIHHPTMSRTAKEARAVELLAMVGIPSPKDRLKAFPHEFSGGMRQRVMIAIAIANNPRVLVADEPTTALDVTIQAQVLEVLHTAQEETGAAVVMITHDLGVVAGMADDIMVMYAGKPVETGAVEDIYYNPRMPYTMGLLGAVPRVDVAEKSSLVPIEGMPPNLLHTPTGCSFAPRCPLASDACLHGEPALASVDGDAQHRAACIKAGSLGGSVDVHDVFAAPPVAVSRFDAIPREERSTVLQLKDVRKHFPLTRGALIKRRIGTVKAVDGLSFDIREGECFSIVGESGSGKTTTLLEIMEFHPDQDGEVVIGGLSNKQAADAKTKGKMRRELQMVFQDPTGALDPRFTVYEVLAEPLQNAGMDRAATRKRIMELMKLVGLQPDHVNRFPNQFSGGQRQRIGIARALAVNPKLVVLDEPVSALDVSVQAGVINLLDQLRAELGLSYLLVAHDLSVVRHISNRVAVMYLGKIVEVGAVDRVFDNPRHPYTRALLSAIPVPDPRLERTRERIILQGDLPSPLQAPKGCNFATRCPVFAALPPAKQEKCLTVEPPLETASTATDQQFACFFPDGELDEDMLVVHEPADHHAP; translated from the coding sequence ATGAGCAGCGAAACCACCACCGGAGCCACGGACCCATCACGTTCAACCGTGGAACGCCTGCATGTGGCAGGCCTGCACGCCCCCGGCGACGCCGTCTTGTCGGTCCGCGACCTGAACGTCCGCTTCAATACGGAGAACGGCGTTGTGCACGCCGTCAGGGGCGTCGACTTCGACCTGATGCCGGGCAAGACACTCGGGATCGTTGGCGAATCGGGGTCCGGCAAGTCCGTCACCTCGCTGGCCGTCATGGGGCTCCTCCCGCCCACCGCCCAGGTCTCCGGCTCTGTCCGGCTCAAGGGCCGGGAGCTGCTGGGGCTCAGCGACAAGGACATGTGCAAGTACCGCGGCAACGACCTTGCCATGGTCTTCCAGGACCCGTTGTCATCCCTCACCCCGGTGTTCACCGTGGGCACCCAGATCATCGAAGCGCTCACCATCCACCACCCCACCATGAGCAGGACGGCCAAGGAGGCCCGCGCCGTCGAACTCCTGGCCATGGTGGGGATCCCCAGCCCCAAGGACAGGCTGAAGGCCTTCCCGCATGAATTTTCCGGCGGCATGCGCCAACGCGTCATGATCGCCATCGCCATTGCCAACAACCCCCGCGTCCTGGTTGCGGATGAGCCCACCACGGCCCTGGACGTCACCATCCAGGCCCAGGTCCTCGAGGTGCTTCACACGGCCCAGGAGGAGACGGGCGCGGCGGTGGTCATGATCACCCACGATCTTGGCGTGGTGGCGGGGATGGCAGACGACATCATGGTCATGTACGCAGGAAAACCGGTGGAAACCGGCGCCGTGGAGGACATCTACTACAACCCGCGGATGCCCTACACCATGGGCCTGCTGGGCGCGGTGCCCCGCGTGGATGTGGCCGAGAAGTCCTCGCTCGTTCCCATCGAAGGCATGCCGCCGAACCTGCTGCACACTCCCACCGGCTGCTCGTTCGCTCCGCGCTGCCCCCTGGCCTCGGACGCCTGCCTGCACGGCGAACCTGCGCTGGCATCCGTTGACGGCGACGCCCAGCACCGCGCCGCCTGCATCAAAGCAGGGTCCCTGGGCGGCTCCGTGGATGTGCACGACGTGTTCGCCGCCCCGCCGGTGGCGGTGTCCCGCTTCGACGCGATTCCCCGGGAGGAGCGGTCCACCGTCCTGCAGCTCAAGGACGTGCGCAAGCACTTCCCCCTGACCAGGGGAGCCCTCATCAAACGCAGGATCGGCACCGTCAAGGCGGTGGACGGCCTGAGCTTCGACATCCGCGAAGGCGAATGCTTTTCGATCGTGGGCGAATCGGGTTCGGGAAAGACCACGACGCTCCTGGAAATCATGGAGTTCCATCCGGACCAGGACGGCGAGGTGGTGATCGGCGGCCTGAGCAACAAGCAGGCGGCTGATGCCAAGACCAAGGGCAAGATGCGGCGCGAACTCCAAATGGTGTTCCAGGACCCTACCGGCGCCCTTGATCCGCGCTTCACGGTGTACGAAGTCCTGGCCGAACCCCTGCAGAACGCGGGCATGGACCGGGCCGCGACCAGGAAGCGGATCATGGAGCTGATGAAGCTCGTGGGCCTGCAGCCGGACCACGTCAACCGCTTCCCCAACCAGTTCTCCGGCGGCCAGCGCCAGCGGATCGGGATCGCCCGGGCACTGGCCGTGAACCCCAAGCTGGTGGTCCTCGACGAGCCGGTCTCGGCCCTGGATGTCTCGGTCCAGGCCGGGGTCATCAACCTCCTGGACCAGCTGCGCGCCGAGCTGGGCCTGAGCTACCTGCTGGTGGCACACGACCTCTCGGTAGTGCGCCACATCTCCAACCGGGTGGCCGTGATGTACCTCGGCAAGATCGTGGAGGTCGGCGCCGTGGACCGGGTGTTCGACAACCCGCGGCACCCCTACACCCGCGCCCTCCTCTCCGCGATCCCGGTGCCCGATCCCCGGCTGGAACGCACCCGCGAACGCATCATCCTCCAGGGCGACCTGCCCTCCCCACTGCAGGCCCCCAAAGGCTGCAACTTCGCCACCCGCTGTCCAGTCTTCGCCGCACTCCCGCCTGCCAAGCAGGAGAAGTGCCTCACCGTTGAGCCGCCCCTGGAAACGGCGTCCACTGCCACGGACCAGCAGTTCGCCTGCTTCTTCCCGGACGGGGAACTGGATGAGGACATGCTGGTGGTCCACGAACCGGCGGACCACCATGCGCCCTAA
- a CDS encoding alpha-ketoacid dehydrogenase subunit beta → MTTMTIAKAINEGLRATLAANPKSLLMGEDIGPLGGVYRVTDGLIGEFGPDRVVDTPLAESGIIGTAIGLALRGYSPVCEIQFDGFVFPGFNQITTQLAKIHSRSNGNLTVPVVIRIPYGGGIGSIEHHSESPEALFAHTAGLRIITPSNPHDAYWMIQQAVECQDPVIVFEPKRRYWLKGEVDVEAPGPSEDPFKAHVLREGTDATVVAYGPLVPVALAAANAAEEDGRSLEVIDLRSISPIDFDTVTASVQKTGRLIVTHEAPTFGGIGGEIAARISERAFHSLEAPVIRVGGFHMPYPVAKVEEDYLPDIDRILEALDRALSY, encoded by the coding sequence ATGACCACCATGACCATCGCGAAGGCCATCAACGAAGGCCTCCGCGCCACCCTGGCCGCCAACCCCAAGTCGTTGCTGATGGGCGAGGACATCGGACCCCTAGGCGGCGTCTACCGCGTCACTGACGGACTGATCGGCGAGTTCGGCCCGGACCGCGTGGTGGACACCCCGCTGGCCGAGTCCGGAATCATCGGCACCGCCATCGGCCTGGCGCTGAGGGGGTACAGCCCGGTCTGCGAGATCCAGTTCGACGGGTTCGTCTTCCCCGGCTTCAACCAGATCACCACCCAGCTGGCCAAAATCCACTCACGCAGCAACGGCAACCTCACCGTCCCCGTGGTCATCCGCATCCCCTACGGCGGCGGCATCGGCTCCATTGAGCACCACTCCGAATCCCCGGAGGCCCTGTTCGCCCATACGGCCGGCCTGCGCATCATCACCCCGTCCAACCCGCATGACGCCTACTGGATGATCCAGCAGGCCGTGGAGTGCCAGGACCCCGTCATCGTTTTCGAACCCAAGCGCCGCTACTGGCTCAAAGGGGAGGTCGACGTCGAGGCGCCCGGGCCGTCGGAGGATCCGTTCAAGGCCCACGTTCTTCGCGAGGGTACCGACGCCACCGTGGTGGCTTACGGACCCCTGGTTCCCGTGGCATTGGCGGCCGCCAACGCAGCGGAGGAGGACGGCCGGAGCCTCGAGGTCATCGACCTCCGGTCCATTTCCCCCATCGACTTCGACACCGTCACCGCCTCCGTCCAAAAAACCGGCCGGCTGATCGTGACCCACGAGGCCCCCACATTCGGCGGAATCGGAGGCGAAATCGCCGCCCGGATCAGCGAGCGGGCATTCCACTCCCTCGAGGCGCCGGTGATCCGCGTCGGCGGCTTCCACATGCCCTACCCCGTTGCCAAGGTGGAGGAAGACTACCTTCCGGACATCGACCGCATCCTCGAGGCGCTGGACCGCGCTCTCTCCTACTGA
- a CDS encoding phosphatase PAP2 family protein encodes MAAGNGTIRARNRTAKWLTEVFQPPVVVSLQLLVSPLAQPGFPGTIGYGALAALFVCVLPLVVLLVLVRLGKVTDHHVSDRKQRAPVLLMALGCIVLGLLVLGALDAPQSVVAMVLAVVGGVAVLAVVSPFWKMSGHAAAVSCAAVVSVLMLGAAWSPLLLLVPAVSWSRVVLRAHSLAQVVAGSLFGGLVMAGIWWLLQGWLVG; translated from the coding sequence ATGGCAGCAGGCAACGGGACGATCCGGGCCAGGAACCGCACAGCCAAATGGCTGACGGAGGTCTTCCAGCCGCCGGTGGTGGTTTCCCTGCAGCTGCTGGTCAGCCCACTGGCCCAGCCGGGATTCCCGGGAACCATCGGCTACGGCGCGCTGGCGGCCCTCTTCGTGTGCGTGCTTCCGCTGGTGGTGCTGCTAGTCCTGGTCAGGCTGGGCAAAGTCACGGACCACCACGTCAGCGACCGGAAGCAGCGTGCACCCGTGCTGCTGATGGCGCTGGGCTGCATCGTTCTGGGGCTGCTGGTGCTGGGCGCCTTGGATGCGCCCCAAAGCGTCGTTGCGATGGTGCTGGCGGTAGTGGGCGGCGTGGCGGTCCTGGCCGTGGTCAGCCCGTTCTGGAAGATGAGCGGCCACGCCGCTGCCGTGTCCTGCGCGGCCGTCGTATCGGTGCTGATGCTCGGCGCTGCGTGGTCACCGCTGCTGCTCCTGGTCCCGGCGGTCAGCTGGTCGCGGGTGGTGCTGCGGGCCCATTCCCTGGCACAGGTGGTGGCGGGATCGCTCTTCGGCGGCCTGGTGATGGCCGGGATCTGGTGGCTGCTGCAGGGTTGGCTGGTGGGCTGA
- a CDS encoding dihydrolipoamide acetyltransferase family protein, translating to MTLNKFNLPDVGEGLTEAEIVSWKVKPGDTVAINDVICEIETAKSIVELPSPFAGTVTELLVEEGVTVDVGTAIISVSDEVSGDPTPADVRAPQATVASGASTQPLYGTLPADAGEAGETSTAPLVGSGPKADAVKRRPRKTAPSAAMTVNAPEVEPVQPRTPAEVSAGAPSAVDTRPTLGGTITGLVNRVLAKPPVRKIARDLGIDLADVVATGSRGEVTREDLVSYQAQRDAELDKADGFWGAAGKPQDQRVESIPVKGVRKATAKAMVESAFAAPHVSIFVDVDASRTMEFVKRLKASRDFEGIKVSPLLILAKAVIWAAARNPSVNAAWVDNEDGSAEIQVKHFMNLGIAAATPRGLMVPNIKNAQDLSLKELALALNDLATTARAGKTQPAQMQGGTLTITNIGALGIDTGTPIINPGEVAIVAFGTIKQKPWVLDGEVIPRWITTLGGSFDHRVVDGDLSARFMADVAAILEEPALLLD from the coding sequence ATGACCCTTAATAAGTTCAACCTGCCCGACGTCGGCGAGGGCCTCACGGAGGCGGAAATCGTCTCCTGGAAGGTCAAGCCCGGCGACACCGTGGCCATCAACGACGTCATCTGCGAGATCGAAACCGCTAAGTCGATCGTGGAACTGCCGTCCCCGTTCGCCGGCACCGTCACCGAACTGCTGGTGGAGGAAGGGGTGACGGTCGACGTCGGGACCGCCATCATCAGTGTCAGCGACGAAGTCTCCGGCGACCCCACCCCCGCCGACGTCCGCGCACCCCAGGCCACCGTCGCTTCCGGTGCCTCCACCCAGCCGCTCTACGGCACGCTGCCCGCAGACGCAGGGGAGGCGGGGGAGACCTCCACCGCACCCCTGGTGGGTTCCGGGCCGAAGGCCGATGCCGTCAAGCGCCGGCCCCGGAAGACCGCACCGTCAGCCGCCATGACAGTGAACGCCCCCGAGGTCGAACCGGTCCAGCCCCGCACGCCGGCCGAAGTTTCCGCCGGCGCACCTTCCGCCGTCGACACCAGGCCGACCCTCGGCGGCACCATCACGGGCCTTGTCAACCGGGTACTGGCCAAGCCCCCGGTCCGCAAAATTGCGCGCGACCTTGGCATCGACCTCGCCGACGTCGTCGCAACGGGTTCGCGCGGCGAGGTGACCCGCGAAGACCTGGTCAGCTACCAGGCGCAGCGCGACGCCGAACTGGACAAGGCGGACGGCTTCTGGGGCGCGGCCGGAAAGCCGCAGGACCAGCGCGTGGAGAGCATTCCGGTCAAGGGCGTCCGGAAGGCCACGGCCAAGGCGATGGTGGAATCTGCCTTCGCGGCACCGCACGTCAGCATCTTCGTGGACGTCGACGCGAGCCGCACCATGGAATTCGTCAAGCGGCTCAAGGCCTCCCGGGACTTCGAGGGAATCAAGGTCTCGCCGCTGCTCATCCTGGCCAAGGCCGTCATCTGGGCCGCCGCAAGGAATCCCAGCGTGAACGCAGCCTGGGTGGACAACGAAGACGGCAGCGCCGAGATCCAGGTCAAGCACTTCATGAACCTGGGCATTGCCGCGGCCACTCCGCGCGGCCTCATGGTGCCCAACATCAAGAATGCGCAGGACCTGTCCTTGAAGGAGCTGGCCCTGGCGCTGAACGACCTTGCCACCACGGCCAGGGCCGGGAAGACGCAGCCGGCGCAGATGCAGGGCGGGACGCTGACCATCACCAACATCGGGGCCCTGGGCATCGACACCGGTACGCCGATCATCAATCCGGGGGAGGTGGCCATTGTTGCCTTCGGAACCATCAAGCAGAAGCCGTGGGTCCTGGACGGAGAGGTGATTCCCCGCTGGATCACCACCCTGGGCGGATCCTTCGACCACCGCGTGGTCGATGGTGACCTTTCCGCCCGCTTCATGGCCGACGTCGCAGCCATCCTGGAGGAGCCCGCGCTCCTCCTGGACTAG